The proteins below come from a single Pichia kudriavzevii chromosome 2, complete sequence genomic window:
- a CDS encoding uncharacterized protein (PKUD0B00360; similar to Saccharomyces cerevisiae YAL051W (OAF1) and YOR363C (PIP2); ancestral locus Anc_7.17), which yields MTDLSSDSKPFHGTVNTKIACLSCREKKLKCDKALPQCSRCKQKSLNCVYVQHKKTGPKPSGNSGILSSVSTRQPKKITKAPSAKVKPAPVANSISASTANPNARPTSDPNAGSASTSISNSFSPKEATSKNNVETLNSINGMSTLDMANLENLNTYNDFSTYKTWKEPKTSSELNTPINYSQFQFPINSPLPNIQPPSLSPSSSSRISVQNFMNPIQTPDGLFNQTNDTHSSGTSNNRHQFNTSLTNVTNKSFEEIIGLPSLGLTMKDIDKFHAFYFDSNTRIFKYSTQRYYNTFIKDPKRILHYSYMIWTMACFYLKEYESMVDRLYVASLAQMNDYWESNRDSFHSDILSYLHALCLKSQFEFLSGREMRAALTISSSIRLTQMYGYDQIDLSPTTLGTPAIFFRSFTLSKEQYESTNTLLQDDGLDQDIPLVEERRRVLWEVYAIDKWSSLVTGLPCALSVDSLSVIFTKLPSPTTFLPLNSDSDIQNSSSNEKNSYYLHEAMQKLDNNQVMLDINSSSSKILLLTISENIIKWCKMFLNMVELETLKSLSSIDSIRSKVDELVKNFESMHNNLLFFDLTTEPLMNIVITNTTTLLYQSVLIKFNSLFDLQLREDPSGNSIAGSEISLFKDILYEVSSMSENIIIRFVKKQRVESHLKKAPVFIVFINSVKSLFQCLAFVYRFNNILNVDIKRKRSLENTIKIASAVINGLPTKTPLVEKTKTIINNGQELLDHSPHLLSFFDSFFDSTKTY from the coding sequence ATGACTGATTTGTCCTCGGACTCAAAACCTTTTCATGGTACGGTCAACACGAAAATTGCCTGTCTGTCATGTCGAGAGAAGAAACTAAAATGCGACAAGGCCCTTCCCCAATGTTCCCGTTGCAAGCAAAAAAGTTTAAATTGTGTATACGTACAGCACAAGAAAACCGGGCCAAAACCAAGCGGTAATTCGGGTATTTTGTCGTCGGTGTCTACTAGACAGCCAAAGAAAATCACAAAAGCACCTTCTGCAAAGGTAAAACCAGCACCAGTGGCCAACAGTATCTCAGCGTCCACGGCTAATCCCAATGCAAGACCGACTTCAGACCCCAATGCAGGTTCTGCATCTACATCAATATCGAACTCTTTTTCACCAAAGGAAGCTACATCTAAAAATAACGTTGAAACCTTGAATTCAATCAATGGAATGAGTACCTTGGATATGGcaaatttagaaaatcTAAACACATATAACGATTTCAGTACTTATAAAACATGGAAAGAACCAAAAACATCCTCTGAACTAAATACCCCAATAAACTACAGCCAGTTTCAGTTCCCTATAAATTCTCCTTTACCCAATATACAACCTCCCTCATTGTCACCCTCTTCAAGTAGCCGAATCTCTGTGCAAAATTTCATGAATCCAATTCAAACCCCAGATGGTTTATTCAACCAAACAAACGACACACATTCATCAGGTACTTCCAACAACAGACACCAGTTTAACACGAGCCTAACCAACGTTACTAATAAAtcgtttgaagaaataattgGGTTGCCTAGTCTTGGTTTAACTAtgaaagatattgataaattccATGCCTTTTACTTTGATTCAAATACTAGGATCTTTAAATATTCAACCCAAAGATATTATAATACATTCATCAAGGATCCAAAAAGAATTCTGCACTATTCCTACATGATATGGACAATGGCATGTTTCTATTTAAAGGAATATGAATCCATGGTTGACAGATTGTACGTAGCTTCTTTAGCCCAAATGAATGATTATTGGGAATCCAATAGGGATAGTTTTCATTCGGATATTTTGTCTTACCTTCATGCACTTTGCTTGAAATCCcaatttgaattcttgTCAGGTAGAGAAATGAGAGCTGCACTAACCATTAGTTCATCAATTAGACTAACACAAATGTATGGCTACGATCAGATTGACTTATCCCCCACAACTTTGGGCACTCCggcaattttttttagaagCTTTACACTATCGAAAGAACAATATGAGTCTACTAATACCTTGTTACAAGATGATGGGTTGGATCAAGATATTCCATTAGTAGAGGAGCGCAGAAGAGTTCTATGGGAAGTTTATGCAATCGATAAGTGGTCTTCATTAGTTACAGGTCTACCCTGTGCCCTATCAGTTGATAGTTTGTCAGTGATATTCACAAAACTTCCTTCTCCGACAACCTTTCTACCATTGAATAGCGACTCCGATATTCAGAATTCCTCctccaatgaaaaaaacagcTACTATTTACATGAAGCAATGCAAAAACTAGATAATAATCAAGTTATGTTGGACATAaactcttcatcttccaaGATTCTATTACTAACCATTTCGGAGAATATAATTAAGTGGTGTAAAATGTTTTTGAATATGGTGGAACTAGAAACTTTAAAGtctttatcatcaatagaTTCAATTAGGAGCAAAGTCGATGAGCTGGTTAAAAATTTCGAGAGTATGCACAAcaatttattgttttttgaCCTAACAACAGAACCCTTGATGAATATCGTCATTACCAATACAACAACCCTATTATACCAGAGTGTTTTAATTAAGTTTAATTCCTTGTTTGATCTACAGCTTCGGGAAGATCCTTCTGGAAATTCAATCGCAGGAAGCGAAATATCCTTGTTTAAGGATATCCTATATGAGGTTTCATCAATGAGTGAAAATATAATTATAAGGTTTGTTAAGAAGCAGCGTGTCGAGTCACACCTGAAAAAGGCACCTGTTTTTAtcgttttcatcaattctgTCAAGTCCTTGTTCCAATGTCTCGCATTTGTTTATAGATTcaacaatattttgaatgtTGACATCAAAAGAAAGCGCTCATTAGAAAATACAATTAAAATCGCCTCTGCAGTTATAAATGGTCTGCCTACGAAGACTCCATTGGTTGAGAAGACTAAGACAATCATTAACAATGGCCAGGAGCTATTAGACCATTCGCCACATTTgctttcattttttgattcGTTTTTTGATTCGACTAAAACTTATTAG